The Sphingobacterium bambusae genome includes a window with the following:
- a CDS encoding glycoside hydrolase family 2 protein, translating into MMKRTMALACVIATSFSLSFAQQWKPAGDKILTPWGEKLDASKPHPEYPRPQLKRSGNWQNLNGLWKYKIASKEETNVPSTWDGDILVPFAVESALSGVGKSVSKDQALWYHNDITVDKKLQKGKVLLHFGAVDWQCDVYLNGQHIGQHEGGFDPFSFDITSALKKGGKQALSIRVWDPTSDGPQPRGKQINNPHGIWYTPVTGIWQTVWLESVPQTYIVKTKQTPHVDASSLKVSAQVDAAQAGDLLHVEAYDQGKKIAETSVAVGTEADLKIANPQLWSPDSPKLYDLQVKIVRKGKVVDQADSYFAMRKISVGKDAKGVQRMFLNDKFVFHYGPLDQGWWPDGLHTAPSDEALKFDIVKTKEMGFNMIRKHIKVEPARWYRHCDSLGILVWQDMPSGDLGGNVWDMQPGKISNGKHDKERSAASEAIYKKEWKSIMDVLHNFPSIVIWVPFNEAWGQFKTKEITEWTMQYDPSRLVNSASGGNFAYTGNILDIHNYPDAAMPDPAIFGDKFVLALGEFGGLGLPVEGHTWQQKDNWGYQSFKNKEELQKRYEEVISNLASLVPLGLSAGVYTQTTDVEVETNGLMTYDRKVIKIPEATLKNIHSKLYSVDVAK; encoded by the coding sequence ATGATGAAAAGAACAATGGCCCTGGCATGTGTGATTGCCACGTCGTTTTCCCTGAGCTTTGCACAACAGTGGAAGCCTGCTGGAGACAAGATTTTAACCCCTTGGGGAGAGAAGCTAGATGCGTCAAAGCCCCATCCGGAATACCCGAGACCACAGTTGAAGCGTAGCGGGAACTGGCAAAATCTGAACGGTCTCTGGAAGTACAAAATCGCAAGTAAAGAAGAGACCAATGTACCTTCAACGTGGGATGGCGATATTTTGGTGCCGTTTGCAGTGGAGTCTGCCTTGTCTGGTGTTGGTAAAAGTGTCAGTAAGGATCAGGCACTGTGGTATCATAATGATATTACGGTCGATAAGAAACTGCAGAAAGGAAAAGTGCTTTTACATTTTGGAGCTGTAGATTGGCAGTGTGATGTATATCTGAATGGCCAACATATCGGCCAGCACGAAGGAGGATTTGATCCCTTCTCGTTTGATATTACTTCGGCTCTTAAAAAAGGAGGCAAGCAAGCGCTCAGTATCCGCGTATGGGATCCAACGAGCGATGGCCCTCAACCTCGAGGAAAGCAGATCAACAATCCGCATGGTATTTGGTATACACCCGTGACCGGCATTTGGCAGACCGTATGGTTGGAAAGCGTTCCGCAGACCTACATCGTCAAAACAAAGCAGACACCTCATGTGGATGCATCATCATTGAAGGTATCTGCGCAGGTTGACGCGGCACAAGCTGGAGATTTGCTGCACGTGGAGGCATACGATCAAGGGAAAAAAATTGCGGAGACATCTGTCGCTGTGGGTACGGAAGCTGATCTTAAAATTGCAAATCCACAACTGTGGAGCCCTGATAGTCCTAAATTATATGATCTACAGGTGAAGATCGTGCGTAAGGGCAAGGTTGTTGACCAAGCAGATAGCTATTTTGCCATGCGTAAGATCAGCGTCGGTAAAGATGCGAAAGGTGTTCAACGGATGTTCCTAAACGATAAATTTGTGTTCCATTATGGCCCGTTGGATCAAGGATGGTGGCCTGACGGTCTGCATACCGCTCCCTCGGATGAAGCCTTGAAATTCGATATCGTGAAAACCAAAGAGATGGGCTTTAATATGATACGGAAGCACATCAAGGTAGAACCAGCGCGATGGTACCGTCACTGCGACAGCTTGGGTATACTCGTTTGGCAAGATATGCCTAGCGGCGATCTTGGAGGTAATGTTTGGGATATGCAACCCGGTAAAATTTCAAACGGAAAGCATGACAAAGAACGTAGCGCAGCATCCGAAGCGATCTACAAGAAGGAGTGGAAGAGCATTATGGATGTATTGCACAACTTCCCAAGTATCGTCATCTGGGTTCCTTTTAACGAAGCTTGGGGGCAGTTCAAAACCAAAGAAATCACGGAATGGACTATGCAGTATGATCCATCACGTTTGGTGAATAGTGCGAGTGGGGGAAATTTTGCGTACACGGGAAATATCTTGGACATCCACAACTACCCAGATGCTGCTATGCCCGATCCAGCTATTTTTGGCGATAAGTTTGTTCTGGCTTTGGGCGAATTTGGTGGACTGGGGCTTCCTGTGGAAGGACATACATGGCAACAAAAAGACAATTGGGGCTATCAATCCTTTAAAAACAAAGAGGAATTACAAAAACGCTATGAAGAGGTTATTTCCAATCTAGCGAGCTTGGTTCCCCTTGGGTTGTCCGCAGGCGTCTATACACAAACGACGGACGTAGAGGTAGAAACAAACGGGCTCATGACTTACGATAGGAAAGTGATCAAAATTCCCGAGGCTACCCTCAAAAATATACATAGCAAGTTGTACAGTGTCGATGTAGCTAAGTAG
- a CDS encoding sulfatase, producing the protein MKMLNISLCLLLFLCWGWAVAQEPAVPVFRAPMTDGTADPTGFSVSYPLDKLNPTTEISKPRQLNVLFILVDDLRPALGVYGDQFAKSPQIDEFAQQAYVFERAYANQAVCVASRYNLLLGSRSTSTGLYDFGRAFRDFYPKATTLPEHFKENGYYTAAIGKVFHVGHNTYNDTQSWSVPHAHDLVIEYADKSTKGQTREEALFANKSWTDANALRKGIPWECLDVPDETYADGRVAQLAAERLSELKGQDQPFFLAVGFARPHLPFSVPQKYWDLYDPKELPMPTSQVNPEGSLPYANKRDGEIVQYLGIPSSAESDPFPDSVTRKLIHGYYAGVSYVDAQIGKVLQQLHDTGLDDNTIVVLWGDHGYLLGEMGMWTKHVNHELANRIPLLLHLPAMSRQVKTQTLVETVDIYPTLAELCEIPIKTTQQPLDGKSFVSFLKNETTSTKEYVYHCFPRDGKLGRAVRDKRYRLIAWEPLQGDAPVAYELYDYQNGLLETVNIWRPDHPAFIKLKAALDAEPSAAASRPESKRIE; encoded by the coding sequence ATGAAGATGTTAAACATCAGTTTGTGTTTGCTGCTGTTTCTTTGTTGGGGATGGGCGGTTGCCCAAGAACCTGCTGTTCCGGTTTTTCGGGCACCCATGACCGACGGAACGGCAGACCCCACAGGGTTTTCCGTTAGCTATCCATTGGATAAATTGAATCCTACGACGGAAATAAGTAAACCTAGACAGCTCAATGTGTTATTCATCTTGGTCGATGATCTACGTCCTGCCTTGGGTGTCTATGGCGATCAATTCGCCAAAAGCCCACAGATTGATGAATTTGCCCAGCAGGCTTATGTTTTTGAACGTGCATATGCCAATCAGGCCGTATGTGTGGCATCACGCTATAATCTGTTATTGGGATCACGCTCCACCTCGACAGGACTTTATGACTTTGGGCGAGCTTTTCGCGATTTCTATCCGAAGGCTACAACCTTGCCCGAACATTTCAAGGAGAACGGTTATTACACCGCCGCGATCGGAAAGGTGTTTCACGTGGGCCACAATACCTATAACGATACACAGTCCTGGAGCGTGCCACATGCGCACGATTTGGTGATAGAGTATGCGGACAAATCAACCAAGGGACAAACAAGGGAAGAAGCGCTCTTTGCCAACAAATCTTGGACCGACGCCAATGCTTTACGTAAAGGAATACCTTGGGAATGCTTGGATGTTCCTGATGAAACCTATGCCGACGGCCGGGTTGCACAGCTTGCTGCCGAGCGTCTTTCGGAGCTTAAGGGACAAGATCAACCTTTTTTCTTGGCAGTGGGTTTTGCTCGACCTCATTTGCCTTTTTCTGTACCCCAAAAATATTGGGATTTATATGATCCGAAGGAATTGCCTATGCCTACTTCACAAGTCAATCCCGAAGGATCATTACCCTATGCGAATAAGCGTGATGGTGAAATTGTGCAATATCTCGGAATTCCCTCGTCGGCCGAGAGCGACCCTTTTCCGGATAGTGTAACGCGGAAGCTTATCCACGGATATTATGCTGGCGTAAGTTATGTCGATGCGCAAATTGGAAAAGTACTCCAGCAGCTGCATGATACGGGGCTGGATGACAATACGATTGTGGTGCTCTGGGGCGATCACGGCTACCTGTTGGGCGAGATGGGGATGTGGACGAAACATGTAAACCACGAGCTAGCAAATCGCATACCACTGCTGTTGCACCTGCCGGCGATGTCAAGACAGGTGAAGACACAGACATTGGTAGAAACGGTGGATATCTACCCAACCTTGGCCGAGCTGTGTGAAATTCCTATCAAGACGACACAACAGCCCTTAGATGGGAAAAGTTTTGTCTCTTTTTTGAAGAATGAAACGACAAGCACAAAAGAATATGTATATCACTGTTTTCCACGCGATGGAAAGCTTGGTCGAGCGGTTCGTGATAAACGCTACCGTTTGATTGCATGGGAGCCATTACAGGGTGATGCTCCTGTTGCCTATGAGCTGTATGATTATCAAAATGGGCTGCTAGAGACCGTCAATATTTGGCGTCCTGATCACCCTGCCTTTATAAAGTTAAAGGCTGCTTTAGACGCTGAACCCTCTGCTGCTGCGTCCCGACCGGAGAGTAAAAGAATAGAATAA
- a CDS encoding DUF3823 domain-containing protein, producing MKRIRIYIILVVAFCSLLSACGLDNYDAPEARLTGRVTYNGNPVGVRGSNESVRLQLWQDGFPLKTPIDVFVTQDGSFSSSLFNGTYKLVTVSGNGPWAHTSDTLVVNISGQAQVDFPVQPYFALSDIQYELQGTELVATCRVAQLDASKTLEEINLLINDTQFVDLGHFIAREASTSMVDGQVTLRFDIADELSSSSAIFARVGLKINGITEAVYDSQIEKIK from the coding sequence ATGAAAAGAATACGAATATATATAATCCTCGTTGTTGCGTTTTGCTCCTTATTGTCGGCATGCGGTTTAGATAACTACGATGCCCCAGAAGCAAGGCTTACGGGAAGGGTTACCTACAATGGTAATCCGGTCGGTGTACGTGGGTCGAATGAATCTGTTCGTTTGCAACTGTGGCAAGACGGCTTTCCGCTCAAAACACCGATCGATGTTTTCGTGACACAAGATGGTTCGTTTTCATCATCCCTGTTCAATGGAACCTATAAATTGGTCACCGTGTCCGGAAATGGGCCTTGGGCACATACATCCGATACACTCGTTGTAAACATAAGCGGACAGGCGCAGGTTGATTTCCCTGTACAACCTTATTTCGCACTTTCCGACATACAATATGAGTTGCAAGGAACGGAACTTGTAGCCACATGTCGTGTTGCGCAATTGGATGCATCGAAAACGCTCGAAGAAATAAATCTGTTGATCAACGATACGCAGTTTGTGGATTTGGGGCACTTTATAGCGAGGGAAGCATCCACGTCAATGGTCGATGGCCAAGTTACTTTGCGCTTCGATATTGCGGATGAACTATCTTCCTCCAGCGCTATTTTTGCACGGGTAGGGCTAAAAATTAATGGAATTACAGAGGCGGTATATGATAGTCAAATTGAAAAAATTAAGTAG
- a CDS encoding RagB/SusD family nutrient uptake outer membrane protein yields the protein MNKFFIHILLLVTMAITAGCSNFLDRESQSILPEEDIYADEKLILAVLANFYGRMDWGQQLGDPGSFGLLDEAAYSSGGPNNMQNYGDDLWRVYDYPLIRNINEFIKGINGSTLSEEVKSRYIAEARFIRAWVYFTMVKGLGGVPLVGDDIFDYAPGMDPAAIQIARSTEQASYEYIIDECTAVAAILSADKNTNAARANKWVALALKARAALYAASIAKYNVNTPDVQTSGGEVGIPSSEAAGFYETAYQAALEIVNTSPYALHNVNPDKGKNFYEAVSSKASGEVIWARDYIYPGQTHGFTNNVIASSVRGDIDANIVTPILNLVEDFEYIDNRNGALKLRDASGEYLYYDNPSDVFAGKDPRLYGTVIYSGADFGGTTITYQAGIRYMEGGQWRDRTGVPGAVEAPYGVVTGQDGPTTSNDQYVNKTGFNIRKFVEENRDASTRGRGSDMWFVRFRYAEFLMIAAEAALELNKTQVEIAGYVNEIRERAGIQPLTQVTLQDIIRERRVEFAFENHRYWDVKRWRIAHTLWSGQESPTATHYVLFPYKIYAPGTANHNKWVFEKRKASHTMYPRYFRYQNYYNFVDQGWIDRNPKLVRNPYQ from the coding sequence ATGAACAAGTTTTTTATACATATCCTGTTGCTTGTGACGATGGCCATTACCGCAGGTTGTTCCAATTTTTTAGATCGCGAATCACAATCTATATTACCCGAAGAAGATATCTATGCCGATGAAAAACTAATTTTAGCCGTATTGGCTAATTTTTACGGACGTATGGACTGGGGGCAGCAATTGGGAGATCCGGGCTCCTTTGGCCTGTTGGATGAAGCAGCTTACTCATCTGGCGGCCCCAATAATATGCAGAATTATGGAGACGACTTATGGCGTGTCTACGACTATCCCCTAATTAGGAATATCAACGAATTTATCAAAGGCATCAATGGTTCCACCCTGAGCGAAGAGGTGAAAAGCAGGTATATCGCAGAAGCCCGTTTTATTCGGGCATGGGTTTATTTTACGATGGTAAAAGGCCTAGGTGGGGTTCCATTGGTCGGCGATGATATTTTTGACTACGCCCCCGGTATGGATCCGGCCGCAATTCAGATCGCTAGATCGACTGAGCAGGCTTCCTATGAATACATTATTGATGAATGTACAGCCGTAGCAGCCATATTGAGTGCGGATAAGAACACCAATGCAGCGCGCGCCAACAAGTGGGTGGCGCTCGCCCTGAAAGCACGTGCGGCTTTATATGCAGCTTCTATCGCCAAATACAATGTCAATACGCCAGATGTGCAAACGAGTGGCGGCGAAGTCGGTATTCCTTCTTCCGAAGCAGCTGGTTTTTATGAGACGGCCTATCAAGCAGCTTTGGAGATTGTCAATACTAGCCCTTATGCGCTCCATAATGTCAATCCCGATAAAGGAAAGAATTTTTATGAAGCCGTGAGCAGCAAAGCTAGTGGAGAAGTTATTTGGGCAAGAGATTATATCTATCCCGGGCAAACGCATGGTTTTACGAATAATGTTATTGCATCTTCAGTTCGGGGTGATATCGATGCGAATATCGTGACACCGATATTAAATCTAGTGGAGGATTTTGAGTACATCGATAATAGAAATGGCGCATTGAAGCTCAGGGATGCATCGGGGGAGTATCTGTATTATGATAATCCATCGGATGTCTTTGCAGGCAAAGACCCACGCTTGTACGGCACCGTGATCTACTCCGGTGCAGATTTCGGAGGAACAACCATTACTTACCAAGCAGGCATTCGCTATATGGAGGGGGGGCAATGGCGTGATCGGACAGGTGTTCCGGGTGCTGTCGAAGCGCCCTATGGTGTGGTAACCGGACAAGATGGACCAACAACTTCTAATGATCAATATGTAAATAAAACAGGGTTTAATATTAGGAAGTTTGTCGAAGAGAATAGGGATGCATCCACCCGCGGTAGAGGTAGTGACATGTGGTTCGTCCGGTTTCGTTATGCGGAGTTTTTGATGATTGCTGCAGAAGCGGCTTTGGAGTTGAACAAGACGCAGGTTGAGATAGCGGGATACGTAAACGAGATTCGGGAGCGAGCGGGCATTCAGCCGCTAACACAAGTGACCTTGCAGGACATCATCCGCGAGCGCCGTGTGGAGTTCGCTTTTGAAAACCATCGCTATTGGGATGTAAAGCGTTGGCGTATCGCTCATACCTTATGGAGCGGACAGGAATCGCCCACAGCCACGCATTACGTGCTGTTTCCGTATAAGATCTATGCTCCTGGTACTGCCAACCACAACAAATGGGTCTTTGAAAAGAGGAAAGCAAGCCACACAATGTACCCGCGCTACTTCCGCTACCAGAATTACTACAATTTTGTTGATCAAGGATGGATTGATAGAAATCCGAAACTAGTTAGAAACCCTTACCAATAA
- a CDS encoding SusC/RagA family TonB-linked outer membrane protein: MTINPIQSLRFTYMLLCCLVSAFVPADAVALPTVDYGHLLLQQQVLNGIVRDDKGNPLQGVTVQSKSDPSLGTTTDQEGKFMLNLPAGETAVSLRSVGYVAKEVGIGTGLLEVTLEPDDSNLEEVVVVGYGTQKKESVTGAISTVGSKDLSRSVATTTSGALVGKIAGVNSRMPDGRPGASTNINIRNMGNPLYVIDGVQKDAGQFNNLDFNDIESISVLKDASAAIYGVRAANGVVVVTTKKGSRGDQNQFSINSYYGWQNMFRFPEPASASTYIKSYIQSDAILGVENPQFSLDDLAKWEQGTEKGYRPFDWYDYILQTSPQKYISGAASGGSEKINYYLSAGHLDQQSIIRNYGGFNRTNVQLNLEANVSDRLKIGGNLNGRIEKRRQPGVPGQDDTWQALFAIYRNLPTARPFANDNPLYPARTAANTEANFGMLNYDLSGEYKETWRVMQLNFNAEYALTKDLKLRGLVGYYLANKWMDNQEFTYKLYDYDEDTDTYPVVFSMDNPWRERDVRMVEELSYQATLNYAKTFGRHNLNAVLAAEAIARDEPGFWIHDRPASNKLSLLYFQTIDDFDDKGIDTQARAGFAARVNYDYAGKYLLEVAGRYDGSWKFPPGSRWGLFPSVSAGWRVTQEDFIKDSFIGRTFQDLKLRASYGVLGDDNLDDWAYYAFGFVPGYTYDQGGATINGQYVVGAQSRGLPVTNLSWIRANSFDVGIDFTLLGGKLSGTLDYFNRKRTDLPASREDLLIPAEAGFSLPYENLNSDMHRGVDGGITWRSQVGHVNYFVGGNFTYARQLDGLQYKPRFGNAWNEYRNTITNRYAFLNWGLHAVGQFQSWEEIENYKVDNDRQGNTTLRPGDIKYEDVNGDGVINSLDERPIGYRQGGLPYLNFAFNLGVQYKGFDIAMDLTGASFASYRANSEGMLPFHDGGNNAAYYMENQWMLSDITDPNSELIPGRFPTLIRGNQGHSNYWHSDFWLMNITYLKLRNLQVGYTLPSSLTGRWGLKNLRVYSMMQNLFSIDNLGEMKIDPELTAESGIQYPTNKVVNLGLTVTF, from the coding sequence ATGACAATCAATCCGATACAATCGTTGCGCTTCACCTATATGCTGCTTTGCTGCTTGGTAAGTGCATTTGTGCCTGCTGATGCCGTGGCATTGCCCACCGTTGATTATGGACATTTGTTGTTGCAACAACAGGTGCTGAACGGGATCGTTAGAGATGATAAAGGCAATCCGTTACAAGGTGTTACTGTGCAGTCCAAGTCCGATCCTTCTTTAGGTACGACCACGGATCAAGAAGGAAAATTTATGCTGAACCTACCTGCTGGAGAGACTGCCGTTAGTTTGCGATCTGTAGGTTATGTGGCTAAAGAAGTCGGCATCGGTACGGGGCTTTTGGAGGTGACGTTAGAGCCGGACGATTCCAATTTGGAAGAAGTGGTGGTTGTCGGCTATGGCACACAGAAGAAAGAGTCGGTAACGGGTGCTATTTCTACCGTTGGCTCGAAAGATCTTTCGCGATCGGTTGCTACGACGACTTCCGGTGCGTTGGTCGGGAAAATCGCCGGCGTAAATAGCCGAATGCCCGATGGTCGACCAGGAGCGTCGACCAATATCAATATTCGGAATATGGGAAATCCCCTATACGTTATTGATGGTGTACAGAAAGATGCTGGACAATTTAATAATTTGGATTTCAATGATATCGAATCCATATCCGTTTTAAAGGATGCTTCTGCCGCAATCTATGGTGTGCGCGCGGCCAATGGTGTGGTCGTGGTGACGACAAAGAAAGGTTCGCGCGGGGATCAAAACCAGTTTAGTATCAACAGTTACTATGGATGGCAAAACATGTTTCGTTTCCCCGAGCCGGCAAGCGCTTCCACCTACATCAAAAGTTATATACAGTCCGATGCTATACTAGGCGTGGAAAATCCGCAGTTTTCTTTGGACGATCTTGCTAAGTGGGAACAGGGAACCGAAAAGGGCTACCGTCCCTTCGATTGGTACGACTATATCTTGCAAACAAGTCCTCAAAAGTATATTTCTGGAGCGGCTAGTGGTGGGTCAGAGAAGATAAACTACTACCTCAGCGCAGGACATTTGGATCAACAGTCTATTATTCGCAATTATGGAGGCTTTAATAGAACCAATGTACAGCTGAATCTAGAAGCAAACGTTTCTGATCGGTTGAAGATCGGGGGGAACTTAAATGGACGAATAGAAAAAAGGAGGCAGCCTGGCGTACCCGGTCAGGATGATACGTGGCAGGCACTGTTTGCCATCTATCGTAACTTGCCAACTGCTCGACCCTTTGCAAACGATAATCCTTTATACCCAGCTCGTACGGCAGCAAATACGGAGGCCAATTTTGGTATGTTAAATTACGATTTATCTGGCGAATATAAAGAGACTTGGCGCGTGATGCAACTCAACTTCAATGCGGAATATGCACTAACGAAAGACCTGAAATTACGCGGATTGGTGGGGTACTATCTCGCCAATAAATGGATGGACAATCAAGAATTTACGTATAAACTGTATGACTACGACGAGGATACAGACACCTATCCCGTTGTATTTTCAATGGATAATCCTTGGCGTGAACGAGATGTTCGTATGGTCGAGGAATTGAGCTATCAGGCTACCTTGAATTATGCGAAAACCTTTGGTAGGCACAACCTGAATGCCGTCTTGGCAGCAGAAGCCATAGCGAGGGATGAACCCGGTTTTTGGATACATGACCGTCCAGCATCCAATAAGTTGAGCTTACTGTATTTTCAAACCATTGATGATTTTGATGATAAAGGGATTGATACGCAGGCGCGTGCGGGCTTTGCAGCAAGAGTAAATTACGATTATGCTGGTAAGTACCTTTTAGAGGTAGCAGGAAGGTACGATGGTTCTTGGAAATTCCCTCCCGGAAGCCGTTGGGGGCTATTTCCGTCGGTATCTGCAGGATGGCGAGTAACACAGGAAGATTTTATTAAGGACTCTTTCATTGGCCGAACGTTTCAGGACCTCAAGCTGAGAGCCTCCTATGGGGTCTTAGGCGATGATAATTTAGACGATTGGGCTTATTACGCCTTTGGCTTTGTTCCGGGATATACCTATGATCAGGGAGGCGCTACCATCAATGGGCAGTATGTCGTGGGGGCGCAGTCGCGTGGCCTTCCCGTCACGAATCTATCTTGGATTCGTGCAAATAGCTTCGATGTGGGGATCGATTTTACCCTGCTGGGAGGAAAGCTGTCCGGAACGTTAGACTACTTTAATCGTAAGCGTACCGATCTACCTGCATCACGCGAGGACTTACTGATCCCTGCAGAAGCTGGGTTTAGCTTGCCCTATGAAAATTTAAACTCGGATATGCACCGCGGGGTGGACGGAGGTATAACTTGGCGAAGCCAAGTTGGCCATGTTAACTATTTTGTAGGAGGAAATTTTACCTATGCGCGACAGCTTGACGGATTACAATATAAGCCACGGTTTGGTAATGCATGGAATGAATACCGCAATACGATTACCAATCGATATGCCTTTCTAAACTGGGGGTTGCATGCAGTCGGGCAATTTCAAAGTTGGGAAGAGATTGAAAACTATAAAGTGGATAATGATCGTCAAGGGAATACAACCCTTCGCCCTGGTGATATCAAGTATGAGGATGTCAACGGTGACGGCGTTATCAATAGTTTAGACGAACGTCCAATTGGGTATCGTCAAGGCGGACTTCCCTACTTGAATTTTGCGTTTAATCTCGGTGTGCAATATAAAGGTTTTGATATAGCTATGGATTTGACCGGGGCGTCTTTCGCCTCTTATCGCGCGAATTCAGAAGGTATGCTGCCTTTCCATGATGGAGGTAATAACGCCGCATACTACATGGAAAATCAATGGATGCTCAGCGATATCACGGATCCGAATAGTGAGCTTATACCCGGCAGATTTCCAACGCTTATCCGCGGTAATCAGGGGCATAGCAACTATTGGCACAGCGATTTTTGGTTGATGAACATCACCTATCTTAAACTCCGAAATCTTCAAGTGGGCTATACCTTACCATCCAGCCTGACGGGACGATGGGGCTTAAAGAATTTACGGGTTTATTCGATGATGCAGAACCTATTCAGCATCGACAATCTGGGTGAAATGAAGATTGATCCTGAACTCACAGCGGAATCCGGTATTCAGTATCCCACAAATAAAGTAGTCAATCTAGGTTTAACCGTAACTTTTTAA
- a CDS encoding glycoside hydrolase family 43 protein, which produces MKYNLILTWFVAVLQTMIACGQATQTDNPLDIPLGDPYILYDKTSDQYYLYGTGGTEHGFVVYSSPDLSHWKKQGVVYSSQQAKGWGTKDFWAPEVYAHQGKYYLFYSAHWKDNPKNELENYRIGVAVADKPTGPFEDMTGKPLFDPGYPIIDANVYFAEDGTCYLYYSRCCYKHPVQSEIATWAKDKGLYKEIEESWVYGIALKPDFSGVIGEPELLLRPPLAMDDQQAEWESRSVTSGEVNRRWTEGSYLFKHKGLYYMMYSANHFAGENYAVGYATATQPLGPFKKSAFNPVLQKNTDKGGVVSGTGHNSVLITKDGRRLCVYHGRTTETGDQRLVFIDPLEVTEDGRLQVKGPTVGPVETK; this is translated from the coding sequence ATGAAATACAACTTGATATTGACATGGTTTGTGGCAGTACTGCAAACGATGATTGCTTGTGGGCAGGCCACACAAACGGATAATCCCTTAGATATTCCCCTAGGGGATCCCTACATCCTGTATGACAAAACATCGGATCAATATTATCTCTATGGAACAGGTGGTACGGAGCATGGTTTTGTAGTGTATTCATCTCCAGATTTGAGCCATTGGAAGAAGCAGGGAGTAGTATATTCCTCGCAGCAGGCAAAAGGCTGGGGCACAAAAGATTTTTGGGCGCCCGAGGTTTATGCACATCAAGGAAAGTACTATCTTTTTTACAGCGCACATTGGAAGGATAATCCAAAAAATGAATTGGAAAATTATCGTATCGGGGTGGCCGTGGCCGATAAGCCTACCGGGCCCTTTGAAGATATGACAGGTAAGCCGCTTTTTGATCCGGGCTATCCCATTATCGATGCCAACGTCTATTTTGCTGAAGATGGCACATGTTACCTTTATTATTCGCGCTGTTGCTACAAGCACCCTGTTCAATCGGAGATAGCAACTTGGGCGAAGGATAAAGGACTATATAAGGAAATTGAGGAAAGCTGGGTATATGGCATAGCGCTGAAACCTGATTTTTCTGGCGTAATCGGTGAACCCGAACTCTTGTTGCGGCCACCGTTGGCGATGGATGATCAACAAGCGGAGTGGGAAAGCCGTTCCGTGACATCGGGCGAGGTAAACCGTCGATGGACTGAAGGATCTTACCTGTTTAAACATAAAGGGCTCTACTACATGATGTACTCCGCGAACCATTTTGCAGGAGAAAACTATGCTGTGGGCTATGCGACAGCGACCCAACCATTGGGCCCATTCAAAAAATCAGCTTTCAACCCTGTTCTGCAAAAAAATACCGATAAGGGTGGTGTTGTCTCTGGAACAGGGCACAACAGTGTATTGATAACCAAAGATGGCCGGCGTCTTTGCGTCTACCATGGACGAACCACAGAAACGGGCGATCAAAGGCTAGTATTCATAGATCCGTTGGAAGTAACGGAAGATGGTCGTTTGCAGGTGAAAGGACCAACTGTCGGACCCGTGGAGACGAAATAA